The Dehalococcoides mccartyi CG5 genome contains the following window.
CATTATTAATATTTTCATTGCATGCTGATTTTCCTTATCTCAGATTAATCTCCAATACGGAATAAGCAAAGCTATCAGTCCGTATGTCGGGGGGATACATAAAATTAGCATGTAGTCATTAGCTTTATTTTGTCGTCCACATGATTATCTGGTACTCCTTCCTGTTATCCCAATATTAGTTTTGAAAATGCCGGGAAGATTCAAGATTTTTAATAATTAAATTTAACATACAAAAGTGTAGAAACAGGTTAATATTGTGCTTAAAAAGGTTTATTCTACTGGAAATCTAGTTTAATATTGTGAATGTTTAACGATACATTGTCAGTTTGCTATTTTAATTTTCCCACCTCCGGTATTTATAATCAGCTATTAATAGTATATAATGAGATTATCTACTAAGACTATCTTTATATTGATAGTTTATGGCCTGCAAATACGGATGTCAATACCTTTTAAATTTGGTACGGTGAATATTAATGAGTATGCTTTCGGATTAATCTAACAAAGACCCCCCGAAGACGAAGGATTCACCTGACCCAAGATATCAGACTGGATTAGATGAAATAAAACAGTTTCAATCTCAACTTGGTCTCATATCTGGGCTAGACACGCACAAATAAGTGAGCAAAAGTTATATAAAATGTATGTTCTATGATAATATATAGCGGTTAGGAATTATCAGATGATTAAAATTCATTGGGAAGATAACATGGATAAATCCAGTCATTTAACGAAGCATCATCTGCTCTGGATAATGATAACCCAGATTGAACATATAGTAGGGCAATCATTTTCTCAAGAACTCAGGAAAATCGGTTTGACCCGGGAAAAATGGGCAGTTATCCATGAGTTAGTATATCTGGGCGGAGAATCTACTCCATACAGGCTCTCAAAGCGATTCGTATATGAACCCCATTCCATTTCGGCACTGCTTAGCCGTATGGAACGTGAAGGGTTCATATTAAAAACAAAGGATTTAGCTAAAAAAAATATGGTAAGGGTTTCTCTGACTGATAAATCAAGGGAACTCTACCCAAAGGCTATTAAGATCTGCCAAGAATTATTTAAGGACATTATGGGAGATATCCCTGAAGAAGATGGGATTGGGTTGTTAGAATCGATATCCCGGTTACGTGATTATTCAATTGTTTCTGCAGCGAAGAGAAAAAATCTAACACCCTTTAAATACGAATAACAGATATAATTGAGTATCCATTTCAATTCAAATGACCTCTGATAAATTCTGCTTGTTTATACCCTGGCTTTACCAACTGGTGTTCTATAGTGATAGCAAAACTCTGATTTTCACATTCGCTAGCCCACTCCTTTAGTACCCCCAGCAGTTCCTGATAGCCTGTTTGACGGCTCTGGTGATCGCTCTGGCCATCATCTCACCCAGTTTGGTATGCCCGCCTACATAAGTGTATTTGCCCCCTGTACCTGATACAGTAATTATTTGGTCTGTACCCGTGCCGGTTGCCTGCCAGTCAGGGTGGACTGCACTCCGTATATCCAGCTCCTGCAAGGCTACGTTCTTGGCCTCGGTCAGGGTTATATACGAAGATGCAAGGGTGGGTGTCTCAAGGCTTGAGCCGGTCAGCAGGATAACATTAATCGTGCCTATCTTCTCAAACTTGCCGTTACGCTCTATGCCGCTGGCTTCGTCACAGCCTATCCGCATGGCATTGGTCTTAACCCCGGCGGTGGCAAAGGCCAGCACCCAGAATTCCTCATAGGTTTCTTCCGCCCAGGCTATATTATCCTGGTCTACCCCGGTGGACAGGAATGAGACATTATCCAGGTCTGTATCGTATCTTTTGAGGACTTCTTCCAGTACTACCGAGTAGGCTGTTTGCCAGTCTGCCGAGTTGTCATGCATAAAGTCCCAGAGTTCGGGGGGAATATGAGTATTGAGTATATACCTGGCCTTGCCCAGCCCGGTAGCCTTCGCCATGAGGCAGGCTGAAACGGGGACGCCAGTTCTTGAGATCTGCCGTAAGATGGGCATTGCCAAACAGACTTTCTATAGTTGGAATAAGAAGTATACCGACATAGGTGTGGCTAAGGTGTGGAGATGGTAATATTATTTTTACCGAGGCCGCCATCACCTTTAAAACAGCGTACATCAATAAACACAATTACTTTTCTGACTGACCACTCTTCAGAATAAAGGCCGCTTTTGCAGTTAGAATTTGCCTTTGCCTTACCGCAGCAAGCGGCCTTTTAATTTTGCAAAACTGAAGAGGGCAATCTGTATGTAAACCAGTACCGTTTCCATCCTGTAGCTATAGCTACAGGATGGAAACGGAGAAATAAAGAACCGGAAGGATATTAATACCGCGTATTTATCCTATACTACTCCTTGAATCAGCACCTTCTCCTGTAAATCAGGCCTCCACCCATGTTTGTATCCCAAACTTCCAACTAAAGGCGTCGGCTTGCCAAAGGTTAGGCTGCCTTCTTCCGGAAAGACACTTAATACCTCTTGCTTTATTTCTTCATCACCCCGAAAGTGGTATACATTGCTCATGTATTTTTTGGCCACTTCAGCAGCATTTTCCATCTCCATAGGGGTAGGCCGCCGCCAGACATTATTGCCCGCTTTAAAATACGGCAGCAGAACATATGGTATGTCTTTGTTTATGCTGCTAAGGAATTTGGCCATGTTTTCTGTTTCGTGATAGTCAATATAGCCAGGTATATAAATGGATTCAACTACCAAGTCTATACCGCTCTTGTATACATCATAGAAATTTTGCAAAATCTGCTGGTTGGGAACATCGGTGTAATCCAGATGCAACTCCGGGCTGACAGCTTTGATACCAAAGGCTACTTTGTCCGTATCCTTCAAATCCGGTAGTTCATAACAATTCGTCAAGAGCACATTGTAAGTCCCATACCGTTTGTGGAGCATTTCGGTTATTGCCGCATACTCAGGATCCAATGAGGCTTCCTGCCCTTCCAGCAGTACCCTTTCAAAATCCAGTTTATCCAGTTCCTGCATAACCTCGTGTAGACTCAGGAATCTTTCCGGGGGAGCGGCCAGACCAGGATCATCATTTACATGCTGTCCAACAAAATCCTTGAGCATAGGGCTGTATATTCTCCTTTTGCAGTAACAGCCCCGGCAACGTATATTGCAGCCCCAAAACATCAGGGATACTTCTTTGGATTCAGGCGTATAGTAAATATGATATATGTTCGTCAAAATATCTTTACCACCTCATATTTCATTTCCTCGTCTCCTTTCCAACTATGGACTTTCCCAAGATGTTTCCGGGCTGTCTTCTCAGCAGCTTCCATTTCCTCATGGGTAGGGTGCCGCCACGGATTAAAACCAGACTTGAAATATGGAAGTATGTGATAGGGAATATCCTTATTTACCTGAGCAATAAATTCTGCAATGTTCTCAGTTTCAGCAATATCTATAAAACCTGGAATAAATACCGAAGCCACTGATGATTTTAGACCGGCCTGATTAAGACTGATAAAATTTGCCAAAACCTGTCTGTTTGATTTACCGGTATACTCTTTATGAATGCTGTCTGTTACAGCTTTGAGACCGATGGCTATTTCATCAGTATCCTTTAGTGAAGGCAGGCTATAAATATTGCTGCACAGGGTATTGTAACTACTATATCTTTTGTGAAGGGCTTGGGTAATTTGAGGATACAGCGGGTCAAGCGAGGCTTCCTGCCCTTCCAGCAAAACTTTCTTTATTTCCAGTTTATCCAGCGTTTTTATGAGATCTTCAAAGCTGATAAATTGTTCAGGGGAATCTGCAATCACGGTTGGTTCTTCAAATGGCAGATGTAAGTGTTCTGACAGCAGAAAATTGTGGGTTTCTTTTTTGCACAAACAACCAAGACAATTAAAATTACACCCCCAGAAGAACAGGGATATCTCCTTGGTTTCCGGTGTATAAGAAATATGATAAATATTCGTCATCACTTTTACCTGCATTCCTCAACTATGAAATCAAGCCCATCGTGCTAGATATAAACCATCTCAAGTTTTCCATTTTGATTCACTACATACAGGCCGCCACAATCAGGATTAAAATTCGGCAAAACGGCTCTTACTTGCTCAAGCGTCCAGTTTGCATTAAAATCTTTTTTCTTCTTTTCCCAGCATTTGGTGTCTTTGGCAGTTCTGGGACGTACATCATGTATCATGCAAGCGTGGATATCCTTATCAAAGAATATGCAGTACCCCCGGTCATAAGTACGGTGGAAAGGTAAATATTTGCCTACCATATCAGCTTGGGTTTCCCTGGCCCATAACATATAAAAACCTTTTTCACTTTCGTTTACTACGGCATACCTGCTGGCAAGCTCCAAAGGGGTCATATTCAAATAACTAGCAACCTTGTTAAATTCGTTAGGGGTAGGTACGCAGGGCTGTCTAAGGCAACAAAACCCGCACTGCTTACAGACCTTCTGACTACCAACTATGTTGCCCTTGTGTTTGTGTTCTTCTTCAGTCAGATACTTTTTCAGCTCTGACTTAAGAATGCCAATATCAATTCCTCTATCCATCCGTAGAGGTTTATTCATTGTGTACATATTCCCTCACTGATTTTATATGAAGATCTAAATCTGATTGCCATATCATTTTGTGTGTTACCCAGTGTCTCCCCTGAGGCTTTTTAACGGCTTCAGGGGAGACTGTTAAACACCCGTTTAAGTGGCTGAGCGTCTGCGCCAAGCCAAAGACCAGGCCAGTGCCAGTAGCACAACTGCGGGCAAACCCAGTACCAGCAGGAACATATTGGCCGCTTCCTGCTCATATTCGGCCACAGAACCGAAATAGTTTTGAATGGTCATAAGCACCAGGAAAAAGCCCACAATGCCCAAAAGCCATTCATACCAGGTGAGTTTGACGCCTTTGATTTTCAGCAACCAGGCCAAACCCATAATTCCAGCGCCAGCAATCAGGGCGATGAAAAACCACATATCTAATTACCTCCCGTTTATTTGCTGTAACCGCCCTTGGCGGCACCAATAGTACTATCAAAGCCATAGGCCGGTAGGGACATATCCCACCATACCTCTGGTGATTCATAAGGTCCGTAACCAAAGGTGTTACTCATACTGGAGAAGAAGCCATTGAACAAACTGGTGGTAGAGACAGTACCGCGGATAATGTTATGCATCATGGCGGCTTTGTCTTCACTGAAGGTGCAGTTGGCATAGCACACCCAGCAGCCGCTGGTACCGCCACCCTTGGAGTAGTAGTTACAACCCGCCATGTCAGGCCAGAAGCCTTTGTGACCGGGATTGCAGAATACTCTGGGTTTGCCGTCTACGTCTGGTACATCCCAAGAAGGTTCATCTGCATGAGAGATGGACTGTGACGGACAGGCATCTGCACACTTCTTGCAGGAGTGGCAGAAGCGGAACAGACCGGCATCAATGGGCTTAGTAGGTACTAAGGGGAAATCGGTCAGCATGGTAAAGGGAATATGGTTAGGACCGGTTTCAGGAGTAAGACAATAGTTGCCCTGACGTGAATTTTCAGCTAGACCGGTTAAGATCATGGCAGCACTGAAGTTGGATTCGGAAGTCTGGTGACCGCCGTCTCCGAAAGCTCTCCAACCACCCAGAGCCCGCACAAAGTTAAAGGTGCGTACCTTTAGGGCTTCATGCCCATTATCAGCGGTACTGCTGTTGGATTTACTTATAGTGGAATCAAGTGTCTTGGTAGCTTCCATACAAGCACCGGTGGCAATGGTTATCAGCCAAAGAGGTTTAGAAGGAATAACATGTTTGCCGGCACTTCTGCCGGTACTTCCTTTTCGCAGTTCGGAATAAGGCTGATCAACATTTTCATAGACATAGCGTAATTCATCAGATTCCGGCGGATCAGGATTCTGGGGGGTCCATGTCCAATTTCGTACAGCATCAGTGGTTGTTTTCACGAAAAGTTTATTCCGCCATTTGTCTTCCACTTCGGCATAACCGATAAACATGGCACCGTAATACCGCAAGGCGGCGTACAGCAACCGGGAATTTTCCTCCGGAGTACCCGACCATTTGGGCATACCCAGTTCCTCAGGGGTCTTGGCCCAGTCAGCCTCATCTACGATACCAGGATAAGCCCAGGCAGGTGATTCCGTACTGCCGCTGTATCCGGCTTTAAGAGCCTGATATTTAGTATCAAAACCAGGGGTTTGTTTGGCTATACGATCTGCATCTATCTTTTTCTGGGTAACTGCGGCCGCATCAATAGTTTCAACAGACCTGTACATGGTAGCAATACGGCGGGAATGAGCCTCATTCTTCCTGTCAAAGCGCTGCATCAAGTCCCAATCAATTTCAGAGGTAGGGTTAAAAAGCTCACGCTCCTTGACCCACCAGGGACGCTTGGCCGGTGTTACCGAAGAGGATGACATAAGCTCGTCCAAATCATGGAAGACGGGAGTAGTGGCTGCTACAGCACCAACACCTGCTCCAGCCATACCAATGGCTTTCATGAAATCACGGCGGCTTACCATTGAGTGAAACTTACTCATTTGGTTCTCCTTTTTAAATATGGTTCCAAGGTCTTTCTAAAGAGCCATTCGGTCTTTCCCGAACGCCAATTGCCAGATGATCACCTCCTCACTTCAGTTATATCTATCAGACCTTTTATTAAGGGATATGGCTGTATATGTGTGTATAATCGTTAACTAATCTCTTTGTTAAATATTTGCTTAATCAGAAACAAACCAAGGCGTAAGCTGTTTTTTGATTTTCCGCATGACTGAAAAATAAGCAAGGGGGAATACTTGCCTACTATAGGCAAAATCCATATTGACTAAGAGTTTTCAGATTTTACTCAAACCTACTAATCAACCACCACAACCAAAGGTCCTGTACAAAAACCAAATACCAACTTGACCTCTCTAGCAGTAGAATCTCAAATATCCCTGTATACTATCCAGTGAAATCTTTTTTGTACCTGTGTTCAACCTATTATTTCTTTAGTATTATGTAGTTGTTTACTATCTTTATTATAATGACTTTATTCTATTACTATATCAGCCAAATAGCGTATTTTAACTAAGCCATTATGCTTAGAATTTTAGACAAATATGTACTATTTTTAACTAATAAGTATTTAGTGACACATGCAATATAAGCTCAAGGGAGGAATATTGGGGTGCATTTAACCGAAGGTACACTGCAATTACGTTAAAAATCCATGGGCGTTTTACTAAGCCTGAAGAAAATAAAAAAGCGGAGGACATAATCCTCCGCTTCAGCATGATTTATAAACTCTGCTTAGGCTTTCTTTACCCTTCTAGCAGCCAACTGCCAGGCTACTCCCAGCAGAACAAGTGATGGTAATCCGGTAACCAACAGGAACATATAAGCCGCTCTAGGTTCATATTCCAGAAAGCTTCCTATAAAATTCTGAACAGTAAGCAGCATCAGTGCAAAGCCTGCTATTCCGATTACCCATTCATACCAGGTAAGAGATAGGTTATTCCGTTTTATTAACCAAAACAAACCCAGTATTACGATACCGACAACGGTCCCCATGATAAACCACATATAATCACTCCTCATTTTGTACTAATATTATATTAGCAAATCAATCGAACTAAACTCCTAAGATTAGTACCTTGAATCAATACCAAACATAGGCTCACCATTTATATCCCACCAAGATTCCGGATCTCTGTTGGAATACTTGTAACCAAAGGCCTGATCCATAGTTCTGAAGAACGAATTGAAGGCCGGTGTTACGGCAGTTGTAGCTTTAATAATGTCATGAATACCTGCTTTGTTTTTCTTTGCAAAGACACAGCTAGCAACACATATGGAACAAAGGCTGGTCAGGTCATACCAGTAACCGCGACAATTCATACCGTCACAATGGTAAACTTTCTTACCGGGGTGATTACCGGAGTATTTCACATCCCAGGAAGGAACATCATCCGGATTAAGAGCACCCGAAGGGCAATGAGAAGCGCAAAGTTTACATGTTTTGCAGAAATTCCAGACACCGGAATCAATCGGTTTATCCGGCACCAATGGCAAATCTGTGATGACACTTCCCAACCTAGCCATAGTGCCATATTCAGGGAAAACACACTGTCCCAGACGCCCCTGCTCACCCATACCGCTTATAACAGCCAATGCAGGGTTAATACTGGTGTTATTTACATAGGTGAAACTGCCAAGACCCTGATAGCCTAACATACGGAAAAATCTTTGAGCTCGTATTTGAAACAGCGTGCTCAATGAATAGGAAAGTGCGGTTGTTGCATCACCCAGCAATGTAGGAGCACGTTTGTTCATCTCCTCTGACATGGGCATAGAAAACACAACTGCATACCTGCATTTCTCAGGTATCACACGTTTTTTATCCGTCTCGTAAGCTTTTTCCACGTTTTCAAAAACAATAGCTTTACCGTCCCAATCTACGCCGTAAACCAGTTTCCTATTATTCTCATTCAGTTCTACTATGGAAATAGTGCCTGTGCCAAGAAAACGGAAGGCCTGACGAATCATAGCGGTAGTCTCTTCGGGACTGCCATTCCAAGCAGGCAAACCGAGATCAGATGGGCTGCCCATGCCATAAGGAGTAACTGTAGTATCCCCGAGAAAGTCATGTGAAAAACCTGCCTGCCAGCCATAAGCAGCCGCATCAAAGAGTGCATAATCACGCAGGGTATAACCAGATTTATCTTCTGCGATCCATTGTTTACGGTCTGCTTTCTGTTTTGCTCCCTGAGCAGCAGCCACATCTTTCCCTACAAAACTGGCATACGCAACTTGAGGTATAGTAGTGGCATCATGGCGTTTCAGCATATCCCAATCAATTTCGATGGTAGGAGTATCAACCTCTTTAATCCACCATGCCCTCTTATTACTGGAACCTGCAGAGGCCATTTCGTCCAAATCCTTGAAGACAGGGCTACCAGCTGACAATGCCCCAACTCCTGCTCCAACAAAGCCCAAAGCTTTCATGAAGTCGCGGCGGTTCAGTGTTGAATGACTTTTTACCATTACACCCTCCATTAGATTTTTAGTACTCTAATGATATAAAACAGGGCGTAACGCAAGGGGTAGAAATACATACCAGTTAAGTATTTAATAGTAACTGTTTAGTAAACAGGGGGATATATGCGGAGATTCAAATTTAAACGGGAATAGAGTACCCGATACCATGATGGTTCAGTATTATTTTAGGATTGGCAGGATCTTCTTCCATCTTTCGCCGAAGACGGCAGATATAATTTTTGATATTATCAGAAGCACCGGGTATATAATCTCCCCAAAGCACCTCCGATAGTTCGGTTACGGTTATAACCTTGCCTACTTTGGAAACAAGCTGATACAAAAGTCTTCCTTCAGTCTGGGTTAAAAACAGCCTTTTATTGTTCACATATACTTCCTGAACAGTTCTTCCAAAATGTATATTGGCAGAGGTTACAGATAAATC
Protein-coding sequences here:
- a CDS encoding radical SAM protein, which translates into the protein MTNIYHISYTPETKEISLFFWGCNFNCLGCLCKKETHNFLLSEHLHLPFEEPTVIADSPEQFISFEDLIKTLDKLEIKKVLLEGQEASLDPLYPQITQALHKRYSSYNTLCSNIYSLPSLKDTDEIAIGLKAVTDSIHKEYTGKSNRQVLANFISLNQAGLKSSVASVFIPGFIDIAETENIAEFIAQVNKDIPYHILPYFKSGFNPWRHPTHEEMEAAEKTARKHLGKVHSWKGDEEMKYEVVKIF
- a CDS encoding radical SAM protein, with product MFWGCNIRCRGCYCKRRIYSPMLKDFVGQHVNDDPGLAAPPERFLSLHEVMQELDKLDFERVLLEGQEASLDPEYAAITEMLHKRYGTYNVLLTNCYELPDLKDTDKVAFGIKAVSPELHLDYTDVPNQQILQNFYDVYKSGIDLVVESIYIPGYIDYHETENMAKFLSSINKDIPYVLLPYFKAGNNVWRRPTPMEMENAAEVAKKYMSNVYHFRGDEEIKQEVLSVFPEEGSLTFGKPTPLVGSLGYKHGWRPDLQEKVLIQGVV
- a CDS encoding reductive dehalogenase; amino-acid sequence: MVKSHSTLNRRDFMKALGFVGAGVGALSAGSPVFKDLDEMASAGSSNKRAWWIKEVDTPTIEIDWDMLKRHDATTIPQVAYASFVGKDVAAAQGAKQKADRKQWIAEDKSGYTLRDYALFDAAAYGWQAGFSHDFLGDTTVTPYGMGSPSDLGLPAWNGSPEETTAMIRQAFRFLGTGTISIVELNENNRKLVYGVDWDGKAIVFENVEKAYETDKKRVIPEKCRYAVVFSMPMSEEMNKRAPTLLGDATTALSYSLSTLFQIRAQRFFRMLGYQGLGSFTYVNNTSINPALAVISGMGEQGRLGQCVFPEYGTMARLGSVITDLPLVPDKPIDSGVWNFCKTCKLCASHCPSGALNPDDVPSWDVKYSGNHPGKKVYHCDGMNCRGYWYDLTSLCSICVASCVFAKKNKAGIHDIIKATTAVTPAFNSFFRTMDQAFGYKYSNRDPESWWDINGEPMFGIDSRY
- a CDS encoding adenosylcobinamide amidohydrolase produces the protein MAKATGLGKARYILNTHIPPELWDFMHDNSADWQTAYSVVLEEVLKRYDTDLDNVSFLSTGVDQDNIAWAEETYEEFWVLAFATAGVKTNAMRIGCDEASGIERNGKFEKIGTINVILLTGSSLETPTLASSYITLTEAKNVALQELDIRSAVHPDWQATGTGTDQIITVSGTGGKYTYVGGHTKLGEMMARAITRAVKQAIRNCWGY
- a CDS encoding reductive dehalogenase, with product MSKFHSMVSRRDFMKAIGMAGAGVGAVAATTPVFHDLDELMSSSSVTPAKRPWWVKERELFNPTSEIDWDLMQRFDRKNEAHSRRIATMYRSVETIDAAAVTQKKIDADRIAKQTPGFDTKYQALKAGYSGSTESPAWAYPGIVDEADWAKTPEELGMPKWSGTPEENSRLLYAALRYYGAMFIGYAEVEDKWRNKLFVKTTTDAVRNWTWTPQNPDPPESDELRYVYENVDQPYSELRKGSTGRSAGKHVIPSKPLWLITIATGACMEATKTLDSTISKSNSSTADNGHEALKVRTFNFVRALGGWRAFGDGGHQTSESNFSAAMILTGLAENSRQGNYCLTPETGPNHIPFTMLTDFPLVPTKPIDAGLFRFCHSCKKCADACPSQSISHADEPSWDVPDVDGKPRVFCNPGHKGFWPDMAGCNYYSKGGGTSGCWVCYANCTFSEDKAAMMHNIIRGTVSTTSLFNGFFSSMSNTFGYGPYESPEVWWDMSLPAYGFDSTIGAAKGGYSK
- a CDS encoding MarR family winged helix-turn-helix transcriptional regulator, with the protein product MIKIHWEDNMDKSSHLTKHHLLWIMITQIEHIVGQSFSQELRKIGLTREKWAVIHELVYLGGESTPYRLSKRFVYEPHSISALLSRMEREGFILKTKDLAKKNMVRVSLTDKSRELYPKAIKICQELFKDIMGDIPEEDGIGLLESISRLRDYSIVSAAKRKNLTPFKYE
- a CDS encoding YkgJ family cysteine cluster protein, translating into MNKPLRMDRGIDIGILKSELKKYLTEEEHKHKGNIVGSQKVCKQCGFCCLRQPCVPTPNEFNKVASYLNMTPLELASRYAVVNESEKGFYMLWARETQADMVGKYLPFHRTYDRGYCIFFDKDIHACMIHDVRPRTAKDTKCWEKKKKDFNANWTLEQVRAVLPNFNPDCGGLYVVNQNGKLEMVYI
- a CDS encoding transposase; this translates as MRQAETGTPVLEICRKMGIAKQTFYSWNKKYTDIGVAKVWRW